The genome window ttacttttactttcattttgtGCCAAAGAGAAATATTTCTTAAGCAATTTTGAATGGGCGGTACGTTATGGCCAACAGATTTGAGATTATTAcgtttgtttttgaaaaaaataataatgaaatttaatcaaaaaaaaaacaatgtatatgtacaatatatttatttctttatatttcttCAAGATGAATACAATCTTAATCCGGGTTTAGAGTGGGAGGATGAATTCACAGGTAGGTACACCCATAAAAACAGTGTTGGGAACCGACATGAAGCAAAATAGGAACGTACCAATTCTAACTTCTAccagaaaaagagaaaagaacaaatttaatgttGAAACTTGAAGgtttaaagaaattgtaatatctaaaaaaagaaaaaaaaacgaaattcgCGCTGTCACTTTCTAGCAAACACAGAACACACTtaaaaacatacacacacacaaagacatgCTGTCCCTATCTAGCTAGCTATCTGCCTCGCTCTCGCTTGCCAAATGTATGTACAGTTAATGAAAATTCCATCATAACCTGCATGCATTAGCTATAGCATTATTCTTTTCATTACTCATTATgctccctctctttctatctgtctccctctccttctctctctccctctctctctctctttctgaaTTCGCTCCATTTTGTGCAGTGACTAACACACAGAAGTTAAttacacatttaattttttttgttcagaaGAGTCTCCAATCTCGAGCTGGGAATATTTGATTCTTTTGCTCATTGATTCGATCagatattaaatcaattttgatgctttaatttgtaattttgttaatttttcacaTATATTTCCTGGAAGTTTCATTAATaacgtttttattatttatcgatttagaatcgaatcgaataaaaaatattttatacttgtGTATTCAAAACTTTGGAGACTTTTTCAAATCCAATCGATTTacaccaaaaataataaaaatctatttagaatcgaatcaaattaaacttgTGAATTCGAAATTTTATAGACTTTTTTCAATCCAAATCGATTTacaccaaaaataattaaaagcgaTTTAAAATCAAACCGCATCGTGCACCAAgaatatcgatatcgatatccTTCTCTCATTGAGCTTTCCGTTCTCTTGTtgtcacactcacacacacacacacacacacacacccacacccacacacacctgTATTCTCTTCACATCCTCGTTCTTCGCAACTGTCTTTGTCTCTGTCGCTCACACTAAGCACACATCAagcgaaataataaaaaaaaaaaaaccaaatacaaaatacagcACTCAAAAGCGACCTCTGTTGGCTGCTTAAATGTTGAAAGCAAAATGAAACATAAAGAAAACGtaatgcatataaattgaaaataatgatgatattgaaaatatgtaatatattattcctagcataaatacaaacataattttaagtgCAACAATTTATAAACTGGGTGGAGCAATTGAAACAGTTACAGCTAAAAtattgaaactgaaactgaaaatcGAGAAATGTTATGATACGaacttgaatatatataaatacctaTCTAATAATGATACTTGTCTAGTTAATTActacataaaatacatataccataaataatattacttaaaaaaatatataacaacactacacacatacatatgtacatatacactcatatatatctatatatataaacagacagacttttgtaatttattaatttaaaaagattttttgtttgtcttctTTATAATTGGCTTTGtgtaatttagtttaaacCGGTAAAAAGCGAATGCACATCTctaacacgcacacacacacacacactatatatatatactgtaCTAATTGTGTTTAATATCTCAAAAACGTCATAAACTTTGATATTACTCACAAACATGGAACCGATACTGTCTCTGTTAACCGTTTTATTAACCTTTTGGAATTGAtaaccgtaactgaaaccgcaaccttaaaatttatttattttttcttattaaaaaattgttgattgacaaatatacaaatttatttaaatttttttaacataaaattatattaaagaaaaacgatttaaattaaaaattcaaataaaagcataaattattttaaactagaactgaaaagataaaaacaacatttttaactaattttgttaAGCCGAATCGTACATCTTTAtgtataaaactctttgtcctgaccaCTGACTGATTAATCAAACCATTGGCTGGAATTTTCgcacaacatagctaagaaCAAAATGAGAACATAACCGGTTTCAGCTCGGTTGAATACCCTgttcaagaaagtgttttgacataACAAAAAGTCacacatttgttttaaaataattaaatttgagtccattttttaacttgttctaaGACAAGacttatgaaataaaaaataaaataaaattccataaaaaaatatattttttgtgcaaGAGAAATtgtgtataatttttgttgcattgttttgATGCATCAAGAATtcacgtaaaaaaaaaagaaaacttttaaattgaaaaacatttaaattcgatgaacatttttttccatttcttcactctactaaaataaaaatccataaaaaaatatatatttgttacaacagaaattttgtaaatttgttgattttgtcaaaacactttcttgactaactgttaccatacatttcaaaaatacaatatacgTAAGTGTTTTGAGAAGTAtgaaaattcacatatttgttttattatttttaaaaatgattaaattcaataaataaaaatacttggaaaatttttaaattcgctgaaaattaaattttttttaaaaattgttttaagaaatttgttgattttgtcaaaacactttcttgactaactgtgtgTGTCCTGCGTGCgctctctcgctttctctctctctctctctctctctctctctctctctctctctctttctaactCACACGGTGCTGTGTTGAGCCTTTCACTCTAGTAAATTTAAGtcgatctctctctctctcttgctctctcgctttctctgttttccaacactacacccacacacacacacacatgcactcaCGATCCACAAACTCAGACCAAAgccaaatgaaaacaaaacacaaatgaaTGACAGAGACAACaagatgcaaatgcaaatgcaaacgcAAAAGTCTAAGTAAAAGcaagagcaaaagcaaatacaaaaaaagtagAATTGTTCCTGTTCTGTCGATTGTCAAAGTTCCTTTAGCTGtgttagttttatacattAAACAGTGCTTGCATTTGATGCCCAAGGAGATGACGAAGAGAGCTCGCTGCCACATTTGGATCATGGCTTTAGCTCCAAGCTTCCGCCGGGTTATCTCAACCACGGACTGCCCACCGTCAAGGACGTCGCTCCAGCCATCACCCCCCTCGAGCAGaagaaggagcaggaggagaagaaggagGGTAAGTATCCTCTCAATTAATTGATTAGTAGTGATATGTAAACATCTCATTACATAGTCATTGCAACAGTTAATGATtctgattaataaataaagtctcatttcattatcattgaataaaaatattaataaatttaattaattactacTTATAAATCATTTCATATACTGATTTTCATTCGCATTTCTTTTATCAACGATAATAATATATGATTTTCGTTATTAATAGCTGGTATTCAGATCccgaaaatttgtttattattatactttttattaacattCATTTGGCATTATTTACCTTTTCTTAAAGATCAATCtttaatgcaaatgaaaaacagTTTTCATTTAGAATATCATTGATAAAtcaatattgtttattattattatttattatttatttgaaattattgcaTTATCTGACTTACATTATCAttactctatatatatatattatatattataataaaattagaaattcaTCGTCATAACTTTTTGTATGCGCCTGTAATGGAATTTGTTAtcataattgcttttttcaaTGATGGTTTTCTGATAATgacaataacatttttaatcacGATTTCATGTAATTTTggttgtaattaaattttcattacaaaatcaattaattgagCTTGTCACTAATTGCAATGATCATATATAGTTTTGATGTACtaataattgattttcaagaaaagtaaataatgcaaaattaattaaattcgtaaaatcataaataataataaatgacttGTTGAGACTTGAATAACATTTGGTAATGAAATTGCAGTCAAGGAACTGTCGGAGGAGCAGAAGCAAATGATAATATTGTCGGAGGACTTCCAGAGATTTGTATTGAAAGCAGGTCGTGTCATAGAGCGCGCTCTATCGGAGAATGTGGACATTTATACGGATTACATTGGCTGTGGCGATAATGAGGAGGCGAATGATGAAAGATCCCATGCACGTTTATCACTGAATCGTGTGTTCTATGACGAACGCTGGTCCAAGAATCGTTGCATTACGAGCATGGATTGGTCTACACATTTTCCGGAACTTGTGGTCGCCTCGTATCACAATAACGAGGAGTGTCCGAACGAGCCCGACGGTGTTGTCATGGTCTGGAATACGAAATTCAAGAAACAAACACCCGAGGATGTTTTTCATTGTCAGAGCGCTGTTATGTCCACCTGCTTTGCCAAATTCAATCCAAATTTAATACTCGGTGGCACATATTCGGGTCAGATTGTACTCTGGGATAATCGTGTTCAGAAACGTACACCCATACAGCGTACTCCTTTAAGTGCGGCAGCCCATACACATCCGGTGTATTGTCTGCAAATGGTTGGCACCCAAAATGCCCATAATGTTATATCGATATCATCGGATGGCAAATTGTGCAGCTGGTCGCTGGACATGTTGTCACAGCCGCAGGATACCCTGGAATTGCAGCAGCGCCAGTCGAAGGCCATTGCCATCACCTGTATGGCTTTTCCGGCCAATGAAATCAATAGTTTGGTCATGGGCAGTGAGGATGGTTATGTTTACTCCGCATCTCGGCATGGTCTCCGCTCCGGTGTAAATGAGGTCTTTGAGAGGCATCTGGGTCCCATCACGGGCATCTCCACACACTACAATCAGTCTTCTCCAGACTTTGGTCATCTCTATCTAACCTCATCCATCGATTGGACCATCAAATTGTGGTCCCTTAAGGTGAGaaggcttttttttttaaattattttttaattaattaccaaTCACTTTTTAAGAAGACCAAAAAATCTAAGTATCAAACTTTAggaaattatcttaaattaCTAAATTCAACTAAGACAAGGGGGCtgcgccccctgctcgcttcgctcgacAGTAGAAAAAaagtactaaaagttgattttcgacccattgctcctatgacagctatgtgatatagaaAAGCGAtctgaaccaactttggtcaggatgtacaacaccaacttaaatgcatattttatgagtttggttaagatatctcaaaaaacaaaaaacttttttacactaaaacttgatattcaatctatcggtcctatgacagctgtgTGATTTAGTGGTCGAAATAAACAGACGTAGggcaaaaaaaagatttaacgaatattaaaatatttgagtgcagaatgtattaagaTTCCAAATCAcggtcaaaatgacatttcacttgaaaatcggtttagtcttgacaaagttataacagtttgaagttggtcagactgcggatttagccactttacaagtcaaaatatttgttaaatttcacatgattttttacaagaaaatgaaatgtcagAACCAagattaaattgttgttttatactaattacgatataaggagttggttaaaagtgaaaacttgagattcaaaatttaaaattttcaaaatatcaaagggaggACCCTTAGCATAGAACCAAAgattttgagaaaaataattttttttacaaaattaattaatttcaatgtagaatgaatttagatgccaaaccattatcaaaatgacattccattcgaaaatcggttcagttttgatcaagttatgacagttgaaagttggacaactctttgacctagcaactttaccacaaccgtaccacaaaaaaatatataattgcttaaattaagtaatatagataatatatttcaatttttttgactaattaaataatgtatattttgtgGGTATTTTCAGGACACTCGACCACTGTACTCGTTTGAGGACAACTCGGACTATGTGATGGACGTGGCCTGGTCGCCGGTTCATCCGGCTCTGTTCGCTGCTGTCGACGGCAGCGGTCGTTTGGACTTGTGGAATCTGAATCAGGATACCGAAGTGCCGACAGCATCCATTGTGGTCGACGGTGCTCCGGCTCTCAATCGAGTGTCGTGGACTCCGTCCGGATTGCATGTGACGATCGGGGACGAGTCGGGCAGACTCTATGTCTACGATGTGGCTGAGCATCTGGCGCAACCGTCGCGGGATGAATGGTCGCGATTCAATGCAACCCTCAATGAGCTCAAGATGAACCAAAACGATGAGGTCTAATGCATCACAGATGAAAActacaattgaaaatataaatattgcaaatatgAAAACTTAACTTAACAGCCTAGTTGGATATACAGTGGGTCAAACGAGTGTTAAAACAGTGTTAAGAAATTCACacatttcttatatttatttttatcaatgcAAATTATGTTCTAAAAaataagacaacaacaaaaaaatgcattaaaaactaaagatacatttttatcaagagaaatttaaagttgttaaaacACTTTTCCGACTTGCTGTATGTGACAGTTGGTCAAgcaagtgttttgacaaaatcaaaacttCACACAggcttacaaattatttttcttgtttttttgatttgttctaaaaaatattaaataaaattaaagtcagtaaaataaatatatattcttttttgcaagagaaattgtgtaatttttttgactttgtcAAAAAACTTTCTTGACTCGCTGtatatatgttaattattGGAAACaggatgattttttttttgctgaaaaaATCTCGGCTTTTTTCATGAGAAGAACACAAAAgactattatttatattttttggaaattcattgaaaatatatataaaaagttgaaaaaaaaaatgaaagaaaagaaaataattaacgTGCTAGTTTatatacagttggtcaagcaagtgttttg of Drosophila innubila isolate TH190305 chromosome X, UK_Dinn_1.0, whole genome shotgun sequence contains these proteins:
- the LOC117782055 gene encoding cytoplasmic dynein 1 intermediate chain isoform X7 yields the protein MDRKAELERKKAKLAALREEKDRRRREKEIKDMEEAAGRIGTGTGIDKDQRKDLDEMLSSLGVAPVSEVLSSLSSANSLTSDNSNTQTPDVSLQATTVNGQGVGKKQPLNLSVYNVQATNIPPKETLVYTKQTQTTSTGGHERDAHATDYYDEYNLNPGLEWEDEFTGDDEESSLPHLDHGFSSKLPPGYLNHGLPTVKDVAPAITPLEQKKEQEEKKEVKELSEEQKQMIILSEDFQRFVLKAGRVIERALSENVDIYTDYIGCGDNEEANDERSHARLSLNRVFYDERWSKNRCITSMDWSTHFPELVVASYHNNEECPNEPDGVVMVWNTKFKKQTPEDVFHCQSAVMSTCFAKFNPNLILGGTYSGQIVLWDNRVQKRTPIQRTPLSAAAHTHPVYCLQMVGTQNAHNVISISSDGKLCSWSLDMLSQPQDTLELQQRQSKAIAITCMAFPANEINSLVMGSEDGYVYSASRHGLRSGVNEVFERHLGPITGISTHYNQSSPDFGHLYLTSSIDWTIKLWSLKDTRPLYSFEDNSDYVMDVAWSPVHPALFAAVDGSGRLDLWNLNQDTEVPTASIVVDGAPALNRVSWTPSGLHVTIGDESGRLYVYDVAEHLAQPSRDEWSRFNATLNELKMNQNDEV
- the LOC117782055 gene encoding cytoplasmic dynein 1 intermediate chain isoform X1, producing MDRKAELERKKAKLAALREEKDRRRREKEIKDMEEAAGRIGTGTGIDKDQRKDLDEMLSSLGVAPVSEVLSSLSSANSLTSDNSNTQTPDVSLQATTVNGQGVGKKQPLNLSVYNVQATNIPPKETLVYTKQTQTTSTGGHERDGYMEDWWRPRKAHATDYYDEYNLNPGLEWEDEFTVLAFDAQGDDEESSLPHLDHGFSSKLPPGYLNHGLPTVKDVAPAITPLEQKKEQEEKKEVKELSEEQKQMIILSEDFQRFVLKAGRVIERALSENVDIYTDYIGCGDNEEANDERSHARLSLNRVFYDERWSKNRCITSMDWSTHFPELVVASYHNNEECPNEPDGVVMVWNTKFKKQTPEDVFHCQSAVMSTCFAKFNPNLILGGTYSGQIVLWDNRVQKRTPIQRTPLSAAAHTHPVYCLQMVGTQNAHNVISISSDGKLCSWSLDMLSQPQDTLELQQRQSKAIAITCMAFPANEINSLVMGSEDGYVYSASRHGLRSGVNEVFERHLGPITGISTHYNQSSPDFGHLYLTSSIDWTIKLWSLKDTRPLYSFEDNSDYVMDVAWSPVHPALFAAVDGSGRLDLWNLNQDTEVPTASIVVDGAPALNRVSWTPSGLHVTIGDESGRLYVYDVAEHLAQPSRDEWSRFNATLNELKMNQNDEV
- the LOC117782055 gene encoding cytoplasmic dynein 1 intermediate chain isoform X2; translated protein: MDRKAELERKKAKLAALREEKDRRRREKEIKDMEEAAGRIGTGTGIDKDQRKDLDEMLSSLGVAPVSEVLSSLSSANSLTSDNSNTQTPDVSLQATTVNGQGVGKKQPLNLSVYNVQATNIPPKETLVYTKQTQTTSTGGHERDGYMEDWWRPRKAHATDYYDEYNLNPGLEWEDEFTGDDEESSLPHLDHGFSSKLPPGYLNHGLPTVKDVAPAITPLEQKKEQEEKKEVKELSEEQKQMIILSEDFQRFVLKAGRVIERALSENVDIYTDYIGCGDNEEANDERSHARLSLNRVFYDERWSKNRCITSMDWSTHFPELVVASYHNNEECPNEPDGVVMVWNTKFKKQTPEDVFHCQSAVMSTCFAKFNPNLILGGTYSGQIVLWDNRVQKRTPIQRTPLSAAAHTHPVYCLQMVGTQNAHNVISISSDGKLCSWSLDMLSQPQDTLELQQRQSKAIAITCMAFPANEINSLVMGSEDGYVYSASRHGLRSGVNEVFERHLGPITGISTHYNQSSPDFGHLYLTSSIDWTIKLWSLKDTRPLYSFEDNSDYVMDVAWSPVHPALFAAVDGSGRLDLWNLNQDTEVPTASIVVDGAPALNRVSWTPSGLHVTIGDESGRLYVYDVAEHLAQPSRDEWSRFNATLNELKMNQNDEV
- the LOC117782055 gene encoding cytoplasmic dynein 1 intermediate chain isoform X8; this translates as MDRKAELERKKAKLAALREEKDRRRREKEIKDMEEAAGRIGTGTGIDKDQRKDLDEMLSSLGVAPVSEVLSSLSSANSLTSDNSNTQTPDVSLQATTVNGQGVGKKQPLNLSVYNVQATNIPPKETLVYTKQTQTTSTGGHERDAHATDYYDEYNLNPGLEWEDEFTDDEESSLPHLDHGFSSKLPPGYLNHGLPTVKDVAPAITPLEQKKEQEEKKEVKELSEEQKQMIILSEDFQRFVLKAGRVIERALSENVDIYTDYIGCGDNEEANDERSHARLSLNRVFYDERWSKNRCITSMDWSTHFPELVVASYHNNEECPNEPDGVVMVWNTKFKKQTPEDVFHCQSAVMSTCFAKFNPNLILGGTYSGQIVLWDNRVQKRTPIQRTPLSAAAHTHPVYCLQMVGTQNAHNVISISSDGKLCSWSLDMLSQPQDTLELQQRQSKAIAITCMAFPANEINSLVMGSEDGYVYSASRHGLRSGVNEVFERHLGPITGISTHYNQSSPDFGHLYLTSSIDWTIKLWSLKDTRPLYSFEDNSDYVMDVAWSPVHPALFAAVDGSGRLDLWNLNQDTEVPTASIVVDGAPALNRVSWTPSGLHVTIGDESGRLYVYDVAEHLAQPSRDEWSRFNATLNELKMNQNDEV
- the LOC117782055 gene encoding cytoplasmic dynein 1 intermediate chain isoform X3, whose protein sequence is MDRKAELERKKAKLAALREEKDRRRREKEIKDMEEAAGRIGTGTGIDKDQRKDLDEMLSSLGVAPVSEVLSSLSSANSLTSDNSNTQTPDVSLQATTVNGQGVGKKQPLNLSVYNVQATNIPPKETLVYTKQTQTTSTGGHERDGYMEDWWRPRKAHATDYYDEYNLNPGLEWEDEFTDDEESSLPHLDHGFSSKLPPGYLNHGLPTVKDVAPAITPLEQKKEQEEKKEVKELSEEQKQMIILSEDFQRFVLKAGRVIERALSENVDIYTDYIGCGDNEEANDERSHARLSLNRVFYDERWSKNRCITSMDWSTHFPELVVASYHNNEECPNEPDGVVMVWNTKFKKQTPEDVFHCQSAVMSTCFAKFNPNLILGGTYSGQIVLWDNRVQKRTPIQRTPLSAAAHTHPVYCLQMVGTQNAHNVISISSDGKLCSWSLDMLSQPQDTLELQQRQSKAIAITCMAFPANEINSLVMGSEDGYVYSASRHGLRSGVNEVFERHLGPITGISTHYNQSSPDFGHLYLTSSIDWTIKLWSLKDTRPLYSFEDNSDYVMDVAWSPVHPALFAAVDGSGRLDLWNLNQDTEVPTASIVVDGAPALNRVSWTPSGLHVTIGDESGRLYVYDVAEHLAQPSRDEWSRFNATLNELKMNQNDEV
- the LOC117782055 gene encoding cytoplasmic dynein 1 intermediate chain isoform X4 translates to MDRKAELERKKAKLAALREEKDRRRREKEIKDMEEAAGRIGTGTGIDKDQRKDLDEMLSSLGVAPVSEVLSSLSSANSLTSDNSNTQTPDVSLQATTVNGQGVGKKQPLNLSVYNVQATNIPPKETLVYTKQTQTTSTGGHERDAHATDYYDEYNLNPGLEWEDEFTVLAFDAQGDDEESSLPHLDHGFSSKLPPGYLNHGLPTVKDVAPAITPLEQKKEQEEKKEVKELSEEQKQMIILSEDFQRFVLKAGRVIERALSENVDIYTDYIGCGDNEEANDERSHARLSLNRVFYDERWSKNRCITSMDWSTHFPELVVASYHNNEECPNEPDGVVMVWNTKFKKQTPEDVFHCQSAVMSTCFAKFNPNLILGGTYSGQIVLWDNRVQKRTPIQRTPLSAAAHTHPVYCLQMVGTQNAHNVISISSDGKLCSWSLDMLSQPQDTLELQQRQSKAIAITCMAFPANEINSLVMGSEDGYVYSASRHGLRSGVNEVFERHLGPITGISTHYNQSSPDFGHLYLTSSIDWTIKLWSLKDTRPLYSFEDNSDYVMDVAWSPVHPALFAAVDGSGRLDLWNLNQDTEVPTASIVVDGAPALNRVSWTPSGLHVTIGDESGRLYVYDVAEHLAQPSRDEWSRFNATLNELKMNQNDEV
- the LOC117782055 gene encoding cytoplasmic dynein 1 intermediate chain isoform X10; its protein translation is MDRKAELERKKAKLAALREEKDRRRREKEIKDMEEAAGRIGTGTGIDKDQRKDLDEMLSSLGVAPVSEVLSSLSSANSLTSDNSNTQTPDVSLQATTVNGQGVGKKQPLNLSVYNVQATNIPPKETLVYTKQTQTTSTGGHERDDEYNLNPGLEWEDEFTDDEESSLPHLDHGFSSKLPPGYLNHGLPTVKDVAPAITPLEQKKEQEEKKEVKELSEEQKQMIILSEDFQRFVLKAGRVIERALSENVDIYTDYIGCGDNEEANDERSHARLSLNRVFYDERWSKNRCITSMDWSTHFPELVVASYHNNEECPNEPDGVVMVWNTKFKKQTPEDVFHCQSAVMSTCFAKFNPNLILGGTYSGQIVLWDNRVQKRTPIQRTPLSAAAHTHPVYCLQMVGTQNAHNVISISSDGKLCSWSLDMLSQPQDTLELQQRQSKAIAITCMAFPANEINSLVMGSEDGYVYSASRHGLRSGVNEVFERHLGPITGISTHYNQSSPDFGHLYLTSSIDWTIKLWSLKDTRPLYSFEDNSDYVMDVAWSPVHPALFAAVDGSGRLDLWNLNQDTEVPTASIVVDGAPALNRVSWTPSGLHVTIGDESGRLYVYDVAEHLAQPSRDEWSRFNATLNELKMNQNDEV
- the LOC117782055 gene encoding cytoplasmic dynein 1 intermediate chain isoform X6 — encoded protein: MDRKAELERKKAKLAALREEKDRRRREKEIKDMEEAAGRIGTGTGIDKDQRKDLDEMLSSLGVAPVSEVLSSLSSANSLTSDNSNTQTPDVSLQATTVNGQGVGKKQPLNLSVYNVQATNIPPKETLVYTKQTQTTSTGGHERDDEYNLNPGLEWEDEFTVLAFDAQGDDEESSLPHLDHGFSSKLPPGYLNHGLPTVKDVAPAITPLEQKKEQEEKKEVKELSEEQKQMIILSEDFQRFVLKAGRVIERALSENVDIYTDYIGCGDNEEANDERSHARLSLNRVFYDERWSKNRCITSMDWSTHFPELVVASYHNNEECPNEPDGVVMVWNTKFKKQTPEDVFHCQSAVMSTCFAKFNPNLILGGTYSGQIVLWDNRVQKRTPIQRTPLSAAAHTHPVYCLQMVGTQNAHNVISISSDGKLCSWSLDMLSQPQDTLELQQRQSKAIAITCMAFPANEINSLVMGSEDGYVYSASRHGLRSGVNEVFERHLGPITGISTHYNQSSPDFGHLYLTSSIDWTIKLWSLKDTRPLYSFEDNSDYVMDVAWSPVHPALFAAVDGSGRLDLWNLNQDTEVPTASIVVDGAPALNRVSWTPSGLHVTIGDESGRLYVYDVAEHLAQPSRDEWSRFNATLNELKMNQNDEV
- the LOC117782055 gene encoding cytoplasmic dynein 1 intermediate chain isoform X9; amino-acid sequence: MDRKAELERKKAKLAALREEKDRRRREKEIKDMEEAAGRIGTGTGIDKDQRKDLDEMLSSLGVAPVSEVLSSLSSANSLTSDNSNTQTPDVSLQATTVNGQGVGKKQPLNLSVYNVQATNIPPKETLVYTKQTQTTSTGGHERDDEYNLNPGLEWEDEFTGDDEESSLPHLDHGFSSKLPPGYLNHGLPTVKDVAPAITPLEQKKEQEEKKEVKELSEEQKQMIILSEDFQRFVLKAGRVIERALSENVDIYTDYIGCGDNEEANDERSHARLSLNRVFYDERWSKNRCITSMDWSTHFPELVVASYHNNEECPNEPDGVVMVWNTKFKKQTPEDVFHCQSAVMSTCFAKFNPNLILGGTYSGQIVLWDNRVQKRTPIQRTPLSAAAHTHPVYCLQMVGTQNAHNVISISSDGKLCSWSLDMLSQPQDTLELQQRQSKAIAITCMAFPANEINSLVMGSEDGYVYSASRHGLRSGVNEVFERHLGPITGISTHYNQSSPDFGHLYLTSSIDWTIKLWSLKDTRPLYSFEDNSDYVMDVAWSPVHPALFAAVDGSGRLDLWNLNQDTEVPTASIVVDGAPALNRVSWTPSGLHVTIGDESGRLYVYDVAEHLAQPSRDEWSRFNATLNELKMNQNDEV
- the LOC117782055 gene encoding cytoplasmic dynein 1 intermediate chain isoform X11; translation: MDRKAELERKKAKLAALREEKDRRRREKEIKDMEEAAGRIGTGTGIDKDQRKDLDEMLSSLGVAPVSEVLSSLSSANSLTSDNSNTQTPDVSLQATTVNGQGVGKKQPLNLSVYNVQATNIPPKETLVYTKQTQTTSTGGHERDAHATDYYVLAFDAQGDDEESSLPHLDHGFSSKLPPGYLNHGLPTVKDVAPAITPLEQKKEQEEKKEVKELSEEQKQMIILSEDFQRFVLKAGRVIERALSENVDIYTDYIGCGDNEEANDERSHARLSLNRVFYDERWSKNRCITSMDWSTHFPELVVASYHNNEECPNEPDGVVMVWNTKFKKQTPEDVFHCQSAVMSTCFAKFNPNLILGGTYSGQIVLWDNRVQKRTPIQRTPLSAAAHTHPVYCLQMVGTQNAHNVISISSDGKLCSWSLDMLSQPQDTLELQQRQSKAIAITCMAFPANEINSLVMGSEDGYVYSASRHGLRSGVNEVFERHLGPITGISTHYNQSSPDFGHLYLTSSIDWTIKLWSLKDTRPLYSFEDNSDYVMDVAWSPVHPALFAAVDGSGRLDLWNLNQDTEVPTASIVVDGAPALNRVSWTPSGLHVTIGDESGRLYVYDVAEHLAQPSRDEWSRFNATLNELKMNQNDEV
- the LOC117782055 gene encoding cytoplasmic dynein 1 intermediate chain isoform X12, with translation MDRKAELERKKAKLAALREEKDRRRREKEIKDMEEAAGRIGTGTGIDKDQRKDLDEMLSSLGVAPVSEVLSSLSSANSLTSDNSNTQTPDVSLQATTVNGQGVGKKQPLNLSVYNVQATNIPPKETLVYTKQTQTTSTGGHERDVLAFDAQGDDEESSLPHLDHGFSSKLPPGYLNHGLPTVKDVAPAITPLEQKKEQEEKKEVKELSEEQKQMIILSEDFQRFVLKAGRVIERALSENVDIYTDYIGCGDNEEANDERSHARLSLNRVFYDERWSKNRCITSMDWSTHFPELVVASYHNNEECPNEPDGVVMVWNTKFKKQTPEDVFHCQSAVMSTCFAKFNPNLILGGTYSGQIVLWDNRVQKRTPIQRTPLSAAAHTHPVYCLQMVGTQNAHNVISISSDGKLCSWSLDMLSQPQDTLELQQRQSKAIAITCMAFPANEINSLVMGSEDGYVYSASRHGLRSGVNEVFERHLGPITGISTHYNQSSPDFGHLYLTSSIDWTIKLWSLKDTRPLYSFEDNSDYVMDVAWSPVHPALFAAVDGSGRLDLWNLNQDTEVPTASIVVDGAPALNRVSWTPSGLHVTIGDESGRLYVYDVAEHLAQPSRDEWSRFNATLNELKMNQNDEV